The Arachis ipaensis cultivar K30076 chromosome B03, Araip1.1, whole genome shotgun sequence region TGTAATAGTTTCTACAGTATACAAACTAAAATTCTATAAGACTGACCTTCCATGTCTTTTAGTGTGAAGCTTATATAGATCAATTCCTTCCTCCAGGACAGAGTGCAAAGCCTCGGGAAGGGGAGTCCTACGGACAGATGAAAGCATAACAAAATAAGTAATAGTGACAAGAGGATTAATGAATATAATCTATTCTAAATGTTTTTAAGTGTCAACAATTTTCCACCTTGACCTATCTCTTATAATTTATAAATCAAGGTATTCCAATTTGGAACTAGGAAACAATATTTAAATTGAGGAGAATCAATTGTCAGTTGTTTTAATAAACAAAAGTATAGACAATGATGGAATACAATGAATGCTACCAGGCTGTTAAATTGCTATTAGAACATATATATAATTGTTACGAAGTACTAACACAAGTATTAACATAAATGTACCTATCCGGCTTCAACAGTGGCATCTTGACAAGCGACCCAAAACGCTCAATTAATTCACTCTCAAATTCTTTACGGCTCTGACATTGGCAAAATCAGTTTAGAAACTAATAAAACCTAGAAATGGAGTCCAAATAAAAGAAGCATCATACCTTGCCCTCATAGAGGTGATAAAACATTAGAAGCACATAGCCAGCATTTGGAGATGCCTTGTTATTTCAGAAAAATAAGGGGATATATACTGGATGATTGACTCGTTGAAGCACACGAAACATGAAAACAGCTAATGCATCAAGGGAAAATGGATTTGTATCAGTTCCTGCAGAATCGAAGATACAGATATATTCAGACGAGAAAGAAACTAAAACTCATTTCAGAATTTCAAGTTCTTTATCACCAAGACATAGTATGCCACAGCTATGCTTCTGATCAATGCATACCTAGTATTTGTTGTTAGCCTCATTCTTTTGACGACCAATTCTTTAGTCACAGTTTAAAAGCCAAATAAATACTCAGTTCACTCTGGTTGCTTTGGACTCGAGTATAACACAAAGAAAGATTGAGTAAATGCTTCCTAATTGGTTTATGTTGGGCTAGAAGATGCTGCCCTTATATAATACAGCAGACACTAACGGATATAGTCAAGAAAAAAGTAGGATTAACCACAAACCCAACCTTCGGAATCCGGCACAATGGGAACAGCAGATGCCCTGGTTCTGCGACACATGTCTTCTatctgcatatttgattttgTTAATGCATATAGAGTTTTAACAGTTATATGATGCAGAGAAAGGCATAATTGATGATAAACATTgtagattaaattaaattaaaccaaCAAAAGAAGCAGGTGATTTCCCTAAAGCTAATTTCATGACAAAAATATATATCAATTCAAGCCTCACAAAGGCAACTCATCAAAACATGAACAAGAATGCATGGCCATCATATTACTTTTTCTGTTTGCTAGTCTAAGAGAAGTGTGGGAACATGGTACTATCCTGGCCATTCACAAGGAAAATAAAAGGCCACCTGACAAAAGATTTTAATTCAGTGGGGGGAATGAGTTTCCAATTATTGAATTGTTCTTTCTTATTTCATTTTTAATGTCAACCACAACTCAAATTTAATTTGCTCCCCTTCCACTGCATGAATTGACAACATCCAATGGAAGCAAGATCAAGTACTAAACAATTAAATATGAAAATGATACCATCNNNNNNNNNNNNNNNNNNNNNNNNNNNNNNNNNNNNNNNNNNNNNNNNNNCAAGTGTGGGGAAGAGAAAACATAATTTCAAGAGGCCACAATGAAATAACTTAACCAACCAATCTCCAAACTTCTTCATTTGGGGCATTCTTGTCAGCAAGCATTATAGACTTTGGTTTCCTTCTGCGTTCTTCAGCCACTTTCTGCCAATATTTTCCTGTTGATAAGCCACAAAATTTAGTTATCTGAGAAGAATTGATtggtaaatatatatatattcaagtaTTATAGGCAATGCTAAGAGAGAATGGACCCTCATGTAAAAATTTAACATGATCATATACAAAAATTTCATGATTGATGAGGGGAAGAGGACCTTAACCTAGGTCTCATAAGAAAATATAATCAATGGAGAAAATCCACATGATCAAATATGTGAAATTTCCACATACTAAGGTACTTTCTTAACCTAACTATCAAGACTAACACATGATCCCAGTGATCGTTTACAACTTCAATAAATAGGAACAACTAAGCGAGGGAAATAATATGAACCTGAATCATATTAGGAAGAACTTTTACAATTTAAAAACCAACGTTTGTCCATTTCTAGATCCTACAGGAGAAATATTACCTTTTATCATATCACCCATGAGACTATGCATTGGCCGCTCATCTCCTAATCCTTCTTTAGCCTTTAGCAATTCTTTGCAAAGGGCAGACTTAGCACAACCAGGTATTCCTGGAAGAAAAGGAAAACCTCTTATAGATAAGTAATAACAAAGACCAAGCTGCATAACTACACTTAAGAAAAATGTAATAATCATGGGTTCACCTACAACAAAATCAATTATGCCTGAATTACACACACAGGCAATTAGAAAAGATTGTCATAAACTCTCTCTCCTAAACTAGCTTAGCatctaaaaaattctaaaacaaAATCCTCATTGTGATCACAGTAAAACACCAAGAAGTCACTCAATAATGCTAGCTGAAACTGATTCCTATGCAGTAGAAAAACAGCCAACTCATCAACTTGACATATTTTAACGTTGCTGAAGGTTTCACATATAAGTAGAATTACCAGGAAAGAATACAATCAGCCCATCAGCTTTTGGGACCGTGTCTTGAACTGGGATACTAGGCCCAGGTGACACTGACTCCCGCTCTGCTGCAAGATCACCTTCTTCGTCCTGGCCTTCCTCAACAATGGCCAAGAAATCTTCAGTCCTAACTAAATTACCCGCAGAGCCTATTAGAGCCTGGTTCAGAGGACTTCGTCTTCCGAATTGTTCAAGGAAAGGTTCAGCTTCACTAAGATAAGTTGATGATGATAGTTGCTTATTTCCATACTTCCTTCTTATAAAGACAGCCCTGTATGCAGAGAATATATCTTAATCAATTACACCAACCAAAATAGGAAAACAAAGAATAGACAAACAgataggagaagagaaaaatgacTAGAATTGCAGGTGTACCATTCATCAAGCATCTTGCTAAGTTCTCTCTGCTTTCCTGGGGAGGTTCCCCATATTTTCATTTGTCTGTGATGTCAAAGCAAACAAATATAAGATGAATATAAAATTTGTTCAAATTACAAACTACGTAGACAAAAGAATAAACATATTACCAACATATTCCTAATCCTTTAATATTACATCTTCAATAACAAGTTTATTATGCTAAATAATTGGTTATGCCCTTGGAATTACTGAACCAGAACTGAATAACTAACATGCTGATAAAACATGTCATGAAGGAGGACATAGATGAAGGATAGGGTATAACACAGGTTTGGAATTAATGGCGGTTTACTTTTTCTTGGTTTATTTGTCTCACATTAAGTTGCTTGGGTATGTGGGTGGCTGCGGGTGTTATTTGTTTAGAACACAAACGCTTCTAACGATGTAACACATACTACAAATGAATCTAGTCGAGAATCAAAGTTTATCCGCTAAAGTCCTTATGTGCATGCCATGTGGTACCATTttgaagagttattaaagaaacCTTCTTATGAAGCAACAATTCATGCTTAATATACTTCCTAGACCATAAAGATCATTTCTATGGCATTCATGTTTTTGCAACCTAACTGATGGTGAAAAAGATGCTCAGATGTGAAAATGTACATTAACTTGGAACATGCATTTAAAAATAAACTATGCAATACAATTATGTGTCCTTAAATTTCCATCAAAATATATGAAAGCAAACTATAATATAGTTTCAGCTGTCAAATACAAGCCCCGTTAAACTTACCTTAGGTAATAAGCCTTGTAAGCACCTGGACCTTCTTTAAACAGAATTGACAAGCCATTTCGAATGAGAAATGTTCGCAACTAAGGAGGAGaggtaaaataagatagaaagttACAATAACAAAATGAATTCTTCCTCATAAATAAtacaaatacataaaaaaatcaaGTTCAAGCACTAATCCATACCTTATACGTAAGAAATTTCAATTTGACCATTAAGTTTGCATCTTCATCAGCTAATTCTTCTTTCTCAGAGCTATCACTAGCACTTTCACTTGTACTATTATTCTTTGAAATTTCAGTGGTTCTCTCCTTGTTTGCCTTGAATAAATTGATATCAACAAAGAATCCTGGGCATACGTTAAGTTCTTAGAGAGCTGTGACGAAATGATAATAACAAGCAGCATATATTTGTTTATAAACAATTATACACATATCAAATGCAACTTTTGAAACGTGAGACTAGCAAGAACCACCACATGTGAATAAGACAATCAACAATTGACCACAAGTGAGTCAGAATCATTAGCTTGCAAATCTCAGAATAAATGAATAGATAGATTAAAAGGAAAAAAGCATTTACCTCGATATAGTGGCCATAATCCAGGTTTATGCCTGAAAGTGCCAAACATTTGCAGCTCAGAAGTTATCAAGTAAAATTTAATTTGCAAGATAATAGAAGGCTCTCTAGAAAATTAATAAGCTGAGCATTCAACAATAAATCAGATTGAAATGGGACCTCATTTCTTTCTGGTATCTCCTGAAAGCTGAGTCACTGTGTACATGAATGACCATTTTGTAGAAAAGATTGTCACTTGATATGTCATCAACTTTATGGAAGTTATGATAACATTTGAATGCAGCGGGGAagcgtttttccctcatcaaccGGACAACTTCCTGActcaaatttaaaaagaaaggTATAACTATGAACTGAACGATTTAGTACAGTTTGTCATAATTAACAAATTTCCATGTGTAACTATACGATTTAAGGATGTACTGACCTGCAACTTTTTAGTTGAATAGTCTGCAGGATTGGTTTGCAAAAACTTTGAAAGAACAGATCGGTCTGCATTTCTTGAATGAGAATCAGTAGCACCGATCCCAAACCAATCCGAGTAGTCGGGACAAAAAGAACTACCAACACCCTCAAGAAGAGCTTTTATTTGCTGTAGAAGAATAACAAAACACAATAGTCAATTCATTTACTTAAAAATCCATCTGGATTTGGATCCTTTCATGAATGAACTTGTCATTTAACAAATAGCAAGAACAGGGTGAATGTGGAACCACATATCCTGCATTGGGTCTCAAATAGGGTTCCATCCCACTGTTGCCTAGTTTTTTTACACTCCTAGCTTGACAAGATGGTATCATAAACTGATGACCCAGATCCAAATCCACCTCAAGAATTACAATAGAATGAATTCAAATCAAGATGTATTTATGCTGTACCTGTTTTTCATCAGACCTATTTGCAGCACAAATTTCCCTTAGACTTGGTCCCAAATCAAGGGCATCTGAAGGAGAATGGAAAAAATTATATGCTATTTCAACTTTCTTTGAACTTCAACTAACAATTAGGAGGAGCAAAAAGGTACGCTTTTAGCAAGAAAAGGGTTTAAGTCATTATCACAGAAAAAAAGGGTTCCATTTGCATAACCCAAATCCAATTTTCAGGTACTCTTGATCAAATATTGGTACTATGCATAAAAGGGATTACTCAATGATCCTAAGCCTTGGCATATCTAATTCTCTTTCCTCAACTAACGAGCATAATACCAATAAAATAACAAGGCATAAGATGCGGTACAGCAGCTAGCACACAATATATAGAGAGAACCACTGATCATACCTCCATCAGCAGGTGGAAAAGGGtattctttcaaaattttcttcatATGATTTGGACTATCATGACTCACAAGACGAGCTACGAGACCCTCCAGAATTTCACCTTGGGCCTTTATATGGTCTTTTGAACCTACATTTATGAAAATAGATATAGCAATGAATtttacaataacaacaacaacaacaaccagcaGCAGCAGATGAAAACAAAATGTCAAAATAAACATATCTCAGGTGGAATGAAAAGGAAATAACATAGAACAAAACTATAAACTATATACTTGATCCATTTGAAACATTAAAAAGTTCAAAGTTCATAGATAGATAGAAATTCAATTCAGTGTCGAATATATTCCTTGCTACATCACCAAAAGTTTACTTCAAAAATATCTTGGTCGACTATGGTGGATGCAGAAGTGAGAGACGATGATCATGGTAAGAAGTAAGCAAAGTTGAATTATGGCACCAAGTGTGCATGTAATATTATTGCTTTCGGAGATGTTATATATTTCTCCATTGTGCAAAACATATTCTTTTAAATCATCATTTGAAAATGGCTTTTAACCAAATACTTTGTCTTCAGATAGAACATTTTCATGTATGAAATAACAAGAAAAGATAGAAATATAGAACACTTTTGTGTATGACACTGTCAAGCATAGGGCACGAAGATCAAGTAAAATGAATTGTGCTAATCTTAACCTGGTACAGATATATCTGCAATTTCATCAAGAGCCTTGCATACCGGTGTTGCAGTACCCTCCTCACATAAAGCATCATAGGCAGCAAAGAAGGATGATGCTGATTTCCTATGTTTACATAAAGAAATGAAAGTGAAATTCAATTGGCTTGTCCACAAAAACCTCAAAACAGATAATATTAAGGTCCAAGTCAACATGTATGTGTTGAAATAAAATAGCTCGAACccttgtatttattaaaataacaTTGACCACCCTTATAAATATTACACTAAGTACCCGTTAAGGGATGTCAATGTAATTTACCCAAAAAATGAAGTATATCCatcaaaataagaaaatcaatcaaaggaaGCGAGATAGGGATCGTAGGGAACTCGTGTACCACCATTCCTTATAACAATAAGGTAATCGTGATAGATGAACCCAGACAGTAAATGAATCAAACAGTTTCTTTcagttaaaattcaaaattcctcTGCAACTTcctaaataaaataagaaaacacCTAATATACCATATAAACACATAAAACTATGGATTCAAAAAACAAAAGGTGTTCAATTTAAACATATTTAAGTAGAAATGATCCAGAATTAAAGTGCAACTCCAAAGTCGGAAACTGGATTCGAAAGAAATATAATATTTGAGTCATTTATGATATGCTAAGCAATATACATCCTCTATTTATTTTCTTAATGTAAAAGAAAAAAGATCCTGAATGTTCACCTTGTTGAAAACAGCCACACATGATTTGTAGGTAGGCGCCATTTTCTGCAGAAAGCAATTATTTCAGGAGTTGAATAGAACCTTGGCTTTCCATTGCCCAATTCAGTAACTGCTGTAACTACCGCTGTTCAGAAAAAGACAATAACAATGAAGTTAAGATACAAAAGAATGTTACGCAAAACTCCACATGGAGTAAATCTTGGAATCATTTGAGTTGGATGCATTTGTTGTTTCCATGTAAGAATTAACTCATACACTTCTGTGGAAAACTTCATTGCTTTCTCAACTCCAGATACTGGGGAAAACAGTGACCCATGTACCTTTCAATTGTTTTAATAGTCAAGGTTGTGGATCAGAAATAACTTAATAAAAGATCTAAGGAAGATGTAGACCAAAccttgctctctctctctctctatatatatatgaaaCAAAGAATTAACATGACAAATTTGTAATGATTTCCATGACCATGAAGCTTTGATCTTGTGTGTAGAACATTAGTTAACATTGAGTTTCTTGAATGAACCAAAAAATAACTGTTCATACCATAATCTTCTCGGGGACGCTGTCCATGATCACCAAGAACAGCAGTTACAAGTTCCATTGATATGCACATGTGGTTTCTCTGGAAAAGAAGATAATAATGACAGTTTTAAGCATGACTTAAACTAGAGATTAAATAAAAGTAGCAATACAATCCTAGATTGGTATCATTATCAACTTATCTACACATGGTGAATATAATTAACAACCACATGAACTGAAAAGTGCATGCACAACAAGAGAGATCACAAAATGAATTGAATTATGAAAAAGAAACACAACTGGGaagatattgattttttttaaaataagaaaaacagaaaatgaaGTCATCCACATGTTTCAAGACCATCACATTATTTGTACGCAAATCATTAGTAAATCACTGCATAATTAATTCTGCAAACAATTGTAAATTAGTATATATACTACCCAAAAAATTGCATTTCCAAACATGTTTGCCACTACCACAAAGCCCAGATGCTATTCAATTTTATACTAATTTCCAAAATTACCTCAAGAAAATCATTAAATTCAGCTTGTTTTTTAGAAGCCGCAGCTCCCCAAGCCTCGCGAAACATCCGCCCAAGTACAAATACACCAACAGCAGTATCTGCAACAATGGAAAAGAGCAATGAaccataaataaaaatattaaccgCATAAAGAAAGCATAACAAAGGGATATGAGTAGAGGGAGAAATGGAGGCCAAGGGAATGTACTCCTAGcaaattatttatttatgaatgaAAAACTATCATGCCCTAAGGCATGACCATTATCCACGTTGCTGCATGACTACTATTCAAGAAAAAAACAACGAGCATAAGGTAAATAAGGAAACAAAAAATTCCAAAATATACATAATCTGTCACAAACATACATATTTCCAAAACTATTTTTCGCATAAGCTCCACCTTCATGACCCGCATACATAAAAAGAGAACCAGAGTGTTTGAGAGAAACCTGCACATGCAGGACAACAAGATTAACTCCACCAATGAAAatcaataaaatcataaaaatcacacCATTCAACAATTTCCCAACCAACACAAAAATTTAAAGCACAACAAACATACCTCTAACGTAGCCAAACCTTTAGCTACCATCTCAATCATTCTTATCCTTATCTACAGGCAAATAGAACAACTATAATATAAGCAATATTTTCAGAACTAAACGTACACTGAATTGTTTACAAAGCACATGATCAAACCTCTTGATCTGACTTCTCATTCTCGAATTTTGGGTAGAAAGTAGCTCTGATTTGCGCCTGCGAGTATGTGGAGTTGTCCACAGTAAATTTCTCCAACAAATTACCGCTAAACAACTTGCTCAAACTGGGACTACCACTCGTTTTGGGCGAAGCCACAACAGCTTCAGCCcctgcagcagcagcagcagcatcaGCATCAGCTGCACCTTTACCAGCCATTTCAGCTTCGGCAGTTGCGACTCC contains the following coding sequences:
- the LOC107629182 gene encoding LOW QUALITY PROTEIN: tRNA ligase 1 (The sequence of the model RefSeq protein was modified relative to this genomic sequence to represent the inferred CDS: substituted 1 base at 1 genomic stop codon); amino-acid sequence: MSAPQRLLCTLSSRTFLLLPFSHPYRTLASPPSPFSLIPMPRNQRRGQQWKEKPKREGELSAAAAAGGGAITSSASAGTVTNGLAGLRIAESGAAKTSVGAGVQDRKVIWKPKSYGTASGVATAEAEMAGKGAADADAAAAAAGAEAVVASPKTSGSPSLSKLFSGNLLEKFTVDNSTYSQAQIRATFYPKFENEKSDQEIRIRMIEMVAKGLATLEVSLKHSGSLFMYAGHEGGAYAKNSFGNMYVYTAVGVFVLGRMFREAWGAAASKKQAEFNDFLERNHMCISMELVTAVLGDHGQRPREDYAVVTAVTELGNGKPRFYSTPEIIAFCRKWRLPTNHVWLFSTRKSASSFFAAYDALCEEGTATPVCKALDEIADISVPGSKDHIKAQGEILEGLVARLVSHDSPNHMKKILKEYPFPPADGDALDLGPSLREICAANRSDEKQQIKALLEGVGSSFCPDYSDWFGIGATDSHSRNADRSVLSKFLQTNPADYSTKKLQEVVRLMREKRFPAAFKCYHNFHKVDDISSDNLFYKMVIHVHSDSAFRRYQKEMRHKPGLWPLYRGFFVDINLFKANKERTTEISKNNSTSESASDSSEKEELADEDANLMVKLKFLTYKLRTFLIRNGLSILFKEGPGAYKAYYLRQMKIWGTSPGKQRELSKMLDEWAVFIRRKYGNKQLSSSTYLSEAEPFLEQFGRRSPLNQALIGSAGNLVRTEDFLAIVEEGQDEEGDLAAERESVSPGPSIPVQDTVPKADGLIVFFPGIPGCAKSALCKELLKAKEGLGDERPMHSLMGDMIKGKYWQKVAEERRRKPKSIMLADKNAPNEEVWRLIEDMCRRTRASAVPIVPDSEGTDTNPFSLDALAVFMFRVLQRVNHPVYIPLFFXNNKASPNAGYVLLMFYHLYEGKSRKEFESELIERFGSLVKMPLLKPDRTPLPEALHSVLEEGIDLYKLHTKRHGRLESTKGSYAQEWTKWEKQLRDILSGNADYLNSVQVPFEFAVQQVQEELQKVAKGDYIPPVTEERKLGTIIFAALSLPVTEIHAVLNNLAKKDPKIEAFLKDKKLENLNRAHLTLAHKRSHGIKAVADYGLFLHKKVPVELTALLYSDKMAAFEAFPGSVEGEKIDSKNEWPHVTVWTAEGVSAKEANMLPHLLADGKANRIVFNPPINISSTMEFF